A region from the Camarhynchus parvulus chromosome 23, STF_HiC, whole genome shotgun sequence genome encodes:
- the EXTL1 gene encoding exostosin-like 1 isoform X2 — MQTRKKYIFLTFLASWLLLFFFGGDQLRRFAFFSARKAEARRSWPRWTDQSLLKSFAEPEELQRDGDPPLLSPRERRAAWLSVYRSSRCRMETCFDLSRCERNGFKVFTYPQERGQPVSETYSKILSSIERSRYHTARPEEACLFILSMDTLDRDRLSEHYVRDLEGKIHSSPLWNGGRNHLIFNLYSGTWPSYGGELGFDPGHAILARASSDSRSFRPGFDVSIPLFPREHPQRGGDRGWLHGDSLPPKKKFLLVFKGKRYLTGIGSGTRNALHHIHNGKDIISLTTCKHGKDWEKHKDTRCDKDNVDYERFDYQELLHNSTFCIVPRGRRLGSFRFLEALQIPSAVRCIRPERVLAFQQQTQFLWDAYFSSVDKIVHTTLEIIKDRLSPHRSRSRRLWNALPGGLLVLPDFSTHLGDFPFYYLHHGYSPSKKFTAFIRAVSQAGSLSQPILRLIQAVSGSQYCAQIVVLWSCEKPPPPSGKWPQSSVPLTIIQGRRKLSDRFFPFGAIQTDAVLSLDEDTALSTSEVDFAFSVWLSFPERIVGFPTQSHFWDAERGRWGYTSKWTNELSMVLTAAAFYHRYYHSLFTEYLPAGLRELVDGLAACEDILMNVLVAAVTKLPPIKVTQRKQHKEGVARPAECGQGAAGTPPGPQPAPAGAGGTAGGRRLSQRQDCLNQLANWFGYMPLVSSRLRLDPVLFKDQVSVLRKKYPSLEKP; from the exons ATGCAGACCaggaagaaatacattttcctgaCTTTCCTGGCCTCTTggctcctgcttttcttcttcgGAGGGGATCAGCTGCGCCGTTTCGCTTTCTTTTCCGCGAGGAAAGCAGAAGCCCGGAGGAGCTGGCCCCGCTGGACGGATCAGTCCCTCCTCAAAAGCTTTGCAGAGCccgaggagctgcagagggatggggaccctcccctgctgtccccccgggagcggcgggcggcGTGGCTGAGCGTctacaggagcagcaggtgccGGATGGAAACCTGCTTCGACCTCTCCAGGTGCGAGAGGAACGGCTTCAAGGTGTTCACGTACCCCCAGGAGCGGGGCCAGCCCGTCTCAGAGACCTACAGCAAAATCCTCAGCTCCATCGAGCGCTCGCGGTACCACACGGCCCGGCCCGAGGAAGCCTGCCTCTTCATCCTCAGCATGGACACGCTGGACCGCGACCGCCTCTCGGAGCACTACGTCCGGGACCTGGAGGGGAAAATCCACAGCTCCCCGCTCTGGAACGGCGGCCGCAACCACCTCATCTTCAACCTCTACTCGGGCACCTGGCCCAGCTACGGCGGCGAGCTGGGCTTCGACCCCGGGCACGCCATCCTGGCCAGGGCCAGCTCGGACAGCCGCAGCTTCCGGCCCGGCTTCGACGTGTCCATCCCTCTGTTCCCCCGGGAGCACCCCCAGCGCGGCGGGGACCGCGGCTGGCTGCACGGGGACTCGCTGCCCCCCaagaagaaattcctgctggtgttCAAGGGGAAGCGGTACCTGACGGGCATCGGCTCCGGCACGCGGAACGCGCTGCACCACATCCACAACGGGAAGGACATCATCTCCCTGACCACCTGCAAGCACGGCAAGGACTGGGAGAAGCACAAGGACACGCGCTGTGACAAGGACAACGTGGACTATGAGAG GTTTGActaccaggagctgctgcacaacTCCACCTTCTGCATCGTGCCCCGGGGCAGGCGCCTGGGCTCCTTCCGCTTCCTCGAGGCTCTGCAG ATCCCCTCTGCCGTGCGCTGCATCCGCCCCGAGCGCGTGCTGGCCTTCCAGCAGCAGACCCAGTTCCTGTGGGATGCCTACTTCTCCTCCGTGGACAAGATCGTGCACACCACGCTGGAG ATCATCAAGGACCGGCTGTCTCCGCaccgctcccgctcccgccggCTCTGGAACGCGCTGCCCGGGGGGCTCCTGGTCCTGCCCGACTTCTCCACCCACCTCGGGGATTTTCCCTTCTACTACCTGCACCACG GCTACAGCCCCTCCAAGAAGTTCACGGCTTTCATCCGGGCGGTCTCGCAGGCAGGGTCGCTGTCCCAGCCCATCCTCAGGCTCATCCAAGCCGTCTCTGGATCTCAGTACTGCGCCCAG ATCGTGGTCCTGTGGAGCTGCGAGAAGCCACCGCCCCCGAGCGGGAAATGGCCCCAGAGCAGCGTGCCCCTGACCATcatccagggcaggaggaag CTCAGCGACCGCTTCTTCCCGTTCGGGGCCATCCAGACGGACGCGGTGCTGAGCCTGGACGAGGACACCGCCCTCTCCACCAGCGAG GTGGATTTTGCCTTCTCGGTGTGGCTCAGCTTCCCCGAGCGCATCGTGGGCTTCCCCACGCAGAGCCACTTCTGGGACGCCGAGCGGGGCCGCTGGGGCTACACCTCCAAATGGACCAACGAGCTCTCCATGGTGCTCACCGCCGCCGCCTTCTACCACCG GTACTACCACAGCCTCTTCACCGAGTACCtgcccgcggggctgcgggagctggTGGACGGGCTGGCGGCCTGCGAGGACATCCTGATGAACGTCCTGGTGGCCGCTGTCACCAAGCTGCCGCCCATCAAGGTGACGCAGCGCAAGCAGCACAAGGAGGGGGTGGCCCGGCCGGCGGAGTGCGGCCAGGGGGCTGCGGGGACCCCCCCGGGCCCGCAGCCCGCTCCTGCCGGGGCGGGGGGCACGGCCGGCGGCCGGCGCCTCTCCCAGCGCCAGGACTGCCTGAACCAGCTGGCAAACTGGTTCGGCTACATGCCCCTGGTGTCCTCCCGGCTGCGCCTCGACCCCGTCCTCTTCAAGGACCAGGTCTCGGTGCTGCGCAAGAAATACCCGAGCCTGGAGAAGCCGTGA
- the EXTL1 gene encoding exostosin-like 1 isoform X1 yields the protein MQTRKKYIFLTFLASWLLLFFFGGDQLRRFAFFSARKAEARRSWPRWTDQSLLKSFAEPEELQRDGDPPLLSPRERRAAWLSVYRSSRCRMETCFDLSRCERNGFKVFTYPQERGQPVSETYSKILSSIERSRYHTARPEEACLFILSMDTLDRDRLSEHYVRDLEGKIHSSPLWNGGRNHLIFNLYSGTWPSYGGELGFDPGHAILARASSDSRSFRPGFDVSIPLFPREHPQRGGDRGWLHGDSLPPKKKFLLVFKGKRYLTGIGSGTRNALHHIHNGKDIISLTTCKHGKDWEKHKDTRCDKDNVDYERFDYQELLHNSTFCIVPRGRRLGSFRFLEALQAACIPVLLSDGWELPFAEAIDWGKAAVVGSERLLLQIPSAVRCIRPERVLAFQQQTQFLWDAYFSSVDKIVHTTLEIIKDRLSPHRSRSRRLWNALPGGLLVLPDFSTHLGDFPFYYLHHGYSPSKKFTAFIRAVSQAGSLSQPILRLIQAVSGSQYCAQIVVLWSCEKPPPPSGKWPQSSVPLTIIQGRRKLSDRFFPFGAIQTDAVLSLDEDTALSTSEVDFAFSVWLSFPERIVGFPTQSHFWDAERGRWGYTSKWTNELSMVLTAAAFYHRYYHSLFTEYLPAGLRELVDGLAACEDILMNVLVAAVTKLPPIKVTQRKQHKEGVARPAECGQGAAGTPPGPQPAPAGAGGTAGGRRLSQRQDCLNQLANWFGYMPLVSSRLRLDPVLFKDQVSVLRKKYPSLEKP from the exons ATGCAGACCaggaagaaatacattttcctgaCTTTCCTGGCCTCTTggctcctgcttttcttcttcgGAGGGGATCAGCTGCGCCGTTTCGCTTTCTTTTCCGCGAGGAAAGCAGAAGCCCGGAGGAGCTGGCCCCGCTGGACGGATCAGTCCCTCCTCAAAAGCTTTGCAGAGCccgaggagctgcagagggatggggaccctcccctgctgtccccccgggagcggcgggcggcGTGGCTGAGCGTctacaggagcagcaggtgccGGATGGAAACCTGCTTCGACCTCTCCAGGTGCGAGAGGAACGGCTTCAAGGTGTTCACGTACCCCCAGGAGCGGGGCCAGCCCGTCTCAGAGACCTACAGCAAAATCCTCAGCTCCATCGAGCGCTCGCGGTACCACACGGCCCGGCCCGAGGAAGCCTGCCTCTTCATCCTCAGCATGGACACGCTGGACCGCGACCGCCTCTCGGAGCACTACGTCCGGGACCTGGAGGGGAAAATCCACAGCTCCCCGCTCTGGAACGGCGGCCGCAACCACCTCATCTTCAACCTCTACTCGGGCACCTGGCCCAGCTACGGCGGCGAGCTGGGCTTCGACCCCGGGCACGCCATCCTGGCCAGGGCCAGCTCGGACAGCCGCAGCTTCCGGCCCGGCTTCGACGTGTCCATCCCTCTGTTCCCCCGGGAGCACCCCCAGCGCGGCGGGGACCGCGGCTGGCTGCACGGGGACTCGCTGCCCCCCaagaagaaattcctgctggtgttCAAGGGGAAGCGGTACCTGACGGGCATCGGCTCCGGCACGCGGAACGCGCTGCACCACATCCACAACGGGAAGGACATCATCTCCCTGACCACCTGCAAGCACGGCAAGGACTGGGAGAAGCACAAGGACACGCGCTGTGACAAGGACAACGTGGACTATGAGAG GTTTGActaccaggagctgctgcacaacTCCACCTTCTGCATCGTGCCCCGGGGCAGGCGCCTGGGCTCCTTCCGCTTCCTCGAGGCTCTGCAG GCCGCCTGCATCCCGGTGCTGCTGAGCgatggctgggagctgccctttGCCGAGGCCATCGACTGGGGCAAGGCTGCTGTCGTGGGCAGCGagaggctcctgctgcag ATCCCCTCTGCCGTGCGCTGCATCCGCCCCGAGCGCGTGCTGGCCTTCCAGCAGCAGACCCAGTTCCTGTGGGATGCCTACTTCTCCTCCGTGGACAAGATCGTGCACACCACGCTGGAG ATCATCAAGGACCGGCTGTCTCCGCaccgctcccgctcccgccggCTCTGGAACGCGCTGCCCGGGGGGCTCCTGGTCCTGCCCGACTTCTCCACCCACCTCGGGGATTTTCCCTTCTACTACCTGCACCACG GCTACAGCCCCTCCAAGAAGTTCACGGCTTTCATCCGGGCGGTCTCGCAGGCAGGGTCGCTGTCCCAGCCCATCCTCAGGCTCATCCAAGCCGTCTCTGGATCTCAGTACTGCGCCCAG ATCGTGGTCCTGTGGAGCTGCGAGAAGCCACCGCCCCCGAGCGGGAAATGGCCCCAGAGCAGCGTGCCCCTGACCATcatccagggcaggaggaag CTCAGCGACCGCTTCTTCCCGTTCGGGGCCATCCAGACGGACGCGGTGCTGAGCCTGGACGAGGACACCGCCCTCTCCACCAGCGAG GTGGATTTTGCCTTCTCGGTGTGGCTCAGCTTCCCCGAGCGCATCGTGGGCTTCCCCACGCAGAGCCACTTCTGGGACGCCGAGCGGGGCCGCTGGGGCTACACCTCCAAATGGACCAACGAGCTCTCCATGGTGCTCACCGCCGCCGCCTTCTACCACCG GTACTACCACAGCCTCTTCACCGAGTACCtgcccgcggggctgcgggagctggTGGACGGGCTGGCGGCCTGCGAGGACATCCTGATGAACGTCCTGGTGGCCGCTGTCACCAAGCTGCCGCCCATCAAGGTGACGCAGCGCAAGCAGCACAAGGAGGGGGTGGCCCGGCCGGCGGAGTGCGGCCAGGGGGCTGCGGGGACCCCCCCGGGCCCGCAGCCCGCTCCTGCCGGGGCGGGGGGCACGGCCGGCGGCCGGCGCCTCTCCCAGCGCCAGGACTGCCTGAACCAGCTGGCAAACTGGTTCGGCTACATGCCCCTGGTGTCCTCCCGGCTGCGCCTCGACCCCGTCCTCTTCAAGGACCAGGTCTCGGTGCTGCGCAAGAAATACCCGAGCCTGGAGAAGCCGTGA
- the PAFAH2 gene encoding platelet-activating factor acetylhydrolase 2, cytoplasmic gives MGGMLALPPGQGPHRVGCTDVMVGHTRQGLFLRLFYPCVPGEGAAEPLWVPRPEYCGGLADVTLGRRWCSALLGIAIGSCRVPVSWNGPLKPCSSGYPLIIFSHGLGAFRTLYSSLCTELASWGFVVAALEHRDHSAATTYFCPAEAGTEEWIPFQRVPQGQKEFYFRNKQVHQRAQECVRALRLFQGIAGGRAAPAILPQDWDLSVLKNNLDVTKVAVMGHSFGGVTAVLALVKEPSFRCAVALDAWMFPLENLLYPEVPSPVLFINSDKFQTPESAAKMRRLSSRNRQTRIVTVLGTVHEQHTDLAFLPGKLFSLIFGRRGSLEPHRALAITSQAALAFLQRHLELQEQFGQWDELLEGVGDSVAPGVPFGRSHL, from the exons ATGGGGGGGATGCTGGCGCTGCCCCCGGGGCAGGGACCCCACCGCGTGGGATGCACGGATGTCATGGTGGGGCACACGCGGCAG GGGCTCTTCCTCCGCCTGTTCTACCCGTGCGTGCCCGGGGAAGGGGCCGCGGAGCCGCTCTGGGTGCCCCGCCCCGAGTACTGCGGGGGCCTGGCCGATGTCACCCTGGGTCGCCGCTGGTGCTCCGCCCTGCTCGGCATTGCCATCG gctcctgcagagTCCCGGTGAGCTGGAATGGGCCCCTCAAGCCCTGCAGCAGTGGGTACCCCCTGATCATCTTCTCCCACGGCCTGGGAGCCTTTCG GACCTTGTACTCCTCACTCTGCACCGAGCTGGCGTCCTGGGGCTTCGtggtggcagctctggagcacag ggaCCACTCTGCTGCCACCACCTATTTCTGCCCGGCAGAGGCCGGCACGGAGGAGTGGATCCCCTTCCAGCGGGTGCCCCAGGGCCAGaaggagttttatttcagaaacaagCAG GTTCACCAGAGAGCCCAGGAGTGCGTGCGGGCGCTGCGGCTCTTCCAGGGCATCGCGGGCGGCAGAGCTGCCCCCGCCATCCTCCCCCAGGACTGGGATCTCTCCGTGCTGAAG AACAACCTTGATGTGACCAAGGTGGCCGTCATGGGCCATTCCTTTGGGGGGGTGACGGCGGTGCTGGCCCTGGTGAAGGAGCCCAGCTTCAG gtgTGCCGTGGCTCTGGACGCCTGGATGTTCCCCCTGGAGAACCTGCTGTACCCAGAGGTGCCCAGCCCCGTGCTCTTCATCAACTCTGACAAGTTCCAGACTCCGGAGAGCGCTGCCAAAATGAGGAGGTTGAGCTCCAGGAACAGGCAGACGAGGATTGTGACCGTGCT gggaaCCGTGCACGAGCAGCACACCGACTTGGCCTTCCTCCCTGGGAAGCTCTTCAGCCTCATCTTCGGCAGGAGGGGCAGCCTGGAGCCCCACAGGGCTCTGgccatcaccagccaggcagctctggcctTCCTGCAGAGGCACCTGG agctgcaggagcagtttgGACAGTGGGACGAGCTTCTGGAAGGCGTTGGGGACTCGGTGGCTCCGGGTGTGCCCTTCGGCCGCTCTCACCTCTAG
- the STMN1 gene encoding stathmin gives MATSDIQVKELEKRASGQAFELILSPRSKEAVAEFPLSPPKKKDVSLEEIQKKLEAAEERRKSHEAEVLKQLAEKREHEKEVLQKAIEENNNFSKMAEEKLTHKMEANKENREAQMAAKLERLREKDKHVEEVRKNKEGKDPGEAETD, from the exons ATGGCTACTTCTG ACATCCAggtgaaggagctggagaagcgAGCCTCTGGGCAGGCCTTTGAGCTGATCCTCAGCCCCCGCTCCAAAGAGGCCGTGGCAGAgttccctctgtccccccccAAGAAGAAGGATGTGTCCCTGGAGGAGATCCAGAAGAAGTTGGAAGCAGCTGAGGAGAGACGCAAG TCCCACGAGGCAGAAGTGCTGAAGCAGCTGGCTGAGAAGCGGGAGCATGAGAAGGAGGTGCTGCAGAAAGCCATCGAGGAGAACAACAACTTCAGCAAAATGGCAGAGGAGAAGCTGACCCACAAAATGGAAGCCAACAAAGAGAACCGTGAGGCACAAATGGCTGCCAAGCTGGAGCGCTTGCGGGAGAAG GACAAGCATGTGGAAGAGGTCCGAAAGAACAAAGAAGGCAAAGACCCTGGCGAGGCCGAGACCGACTGA